From Macaca mulatta isolate MMU2019108-1 chromosome 1, T2T-MMU8v2.0, whole genome shotgun sequence, the proteins below share one genomic window:
- the TXNIP gene encoding thioredoxin-interacting protein, with product MVMFKKIKSFEVVFNDPEKVYGSGEKVAGRVIVEVCEVTRVKAVRILACGVAKVLWMQGSQQCKQTSEYLRYEDTLLPEDQPTGENEMVIMRPGNKYEYKFGFELPQGPLGTSFKGKYGCVDYWVKAFLDRPSQPTQETKKNFEVVDLVDVNTPDLMAPVSAKKEKKVSCMFIPDGRVSVSARIDRKGFCEGDEISIHADFENTCSRIVVPKAAIVARHTYLANGQTKVLTQKLSSVRGNHIISGTCASWRGKSLRVQKIRPSILGCNILRVEYSLLIYVSVPGSKKVILDLPLVIGSRSGLSSRTSSMASRTSSEMSWVDLNIPDTPEAPPCYMDIIPEDHRLESPTTPLLDDMDGAQDSPIFMYAPEFKFMPPPTYTEVDPCILNNNVQ from the exons ATGGTGATGTTCAAGAAGATCAAGTCTTTTGAGGTGGTCTTTAACGACCCTGAAAAGGTGTACGGCAGTGGTGAGAAGGTGGCTGGCCGGGTGATAGTGGAGGTGTGTGAAGTTACTCGTGTCAAAGCCGTTAGGATCCTTGCTTGCGGAGTGGCTAAAGTGCTCTGGATGCAGGGATCCCAGCAGTGCAAACAGACTTCGGAGTACCTGCGCTATGAAGACACGCTTCTTCCGGAAGACCAGCCAACAG GTGAGAATGAGATGGTGATCATGAGACCTGGAAACAAATATGAGTACAAGTTCGGCTTTGAGCTTCCCCAGGG GCCTCTGGGAACATCCTTCAAAGGAAAATATGGGTGTGTAGACTACTGGGTGAAGGCTTTTCTTGACCGCCCCAGCCAGCCAACTCAGGAGACAAAGAAAAACTTTGAAGTAGTGGATCTGGTGGATGTCAATACTCCTGATTTAATG GCACCTGTGTCtgctaaaaaggaaaagaaagtttccTGCATGTTCATTCCTGATGGGCGGGTGTCTGTCTCTGCTCGAATTGACAGAAAAGGATTCTGTGAAG GTGATGAGATTTCCATCCATGCTGACTTTGAGAATACGTGTTCCCGAATTGTGGTCCCCAAAGCTGCCATTGTGGCCCGCCACACTTATCTTGCCAATGGCCAGACCAAGGTGCTGACTCAGAAGTTGTCATCAGTCAGAGGCAATCATATTATCTCAGGGACATGCGCATCATGGCGTGGAAAGAGCCTTCGGGTTCAGAAGATCAGGCCTTCTATCCTGGGCTGCAACATTCTTCGAGTTGAATATTCTTTACTG ATCTATGTTAGTGTTCCTGGGTCCAAGAAGGTCATCCTTGACCTGCCCCTGGTAATTGGCAGCAGATCAGGTCTAAGCAGCAGAACATCCAGCATGGCCAGCCGAACCAGCTCTGAGATGAGTTGGGTAGATCTGAATATCCCTGATACCCCAGAAG ctCCTCCCTGCTATATGGATATCATTCCCGAAGATCACCGATTGGAGAGCCCCACCACTCCTCTGCTAGATGACATGGATGGCGCTCAAGACAGCCCTATCTTTATGTATGCCCCTGAGTTCAAGTTCATGCCACCACCTACTTATACTGAG GTGGATCCGTGCATCCTCAACAACAACGTGCAGTGA
- the POLR3GL gene encoding DNA-directed RNA polymerase III subunit RPC7-like, with product MASRGGGRGRGRGQLTFNMEAVGIGKGDTLPPPTLQPSPLFPPLEFRPVPLPSGEEGEYVLALKQELRGAMRQLPYFIRPAVPKRDVERYSDKYQMSGPIDNAIDWNPDWRRLPRELKIRVRKLQKERITILLPKRPPKTTEDKEETIQKLETLEKKEEEVTSEEDEEKEEEEEKEEEEEEEYDEEEHEEETDYIMSYFDNGEDFGGDSDDNMDEAIY from the exons ATGGCCAGCCGGGGTGGGGGCCGGGGTCGTGGCCGGGGCCAGTTGACCTTCAACATGGAGGCCGTGGGCATTGGGAAAGGGGATACTTTGCCCCCACCCACCCTGCAGCCTTCTCCACTCTTCCCT CCTTTGGAGTTCCGCCCAGTACCTTTGCCTTCAGGAGAGGAAGGGGAATATGTCCTGGCACTGAAGCAGGAGCTACGAGGAGCCATGAGGCAGCTCCCCTACTTCATCCGGCCAGCTGTCCCCAAGAGAG ATGTGGAGCGTTATTCAGACAAATACCAGATGTCAGGTCCGATTGACAATGCCATCGATTGGAACCCTG ATTGGCGGCGTCTACCCCGGGAGCTAAAGATCCGAGTGCGGAAGCTACAGAAGGAAC GGATTACAATTCTGCTCCCCAAGAGGCCCCCTAAGACCACAGAAGATAAGGAGGAAACAATACAGAAACTAGAG ACcctggagaagaaggaagaagaagtaACTTcagaggaggatgaggagaaggaagaagaagaagagaaggaagaggaggaagaagaagagtaTGATGAAGAAGAACATGAAGAG gaAACTGATTACATCATGTCATATTTTGACAATGGAGAGGACTTTGGGGGTGACAGTGATGACAATATGGACGAGGCTATATACTGA